The sequence GACGGCGCTGGGTCCGCGCTGGAACGCGACCTTCCTGACGCCGACACCGGGGGCCGCGGGGCCGACGGCGGACGCGGCGGCGCTGTTCGCCCGCGAGCTGGCGGAGGTCCGGGCGACGCCGCCGGCCGTCGTCCGGGCCGACCTGGCCGAGACCCTGGGCGCGGCCGACGAATCGGCCCTGCCGTCAGCGCTGTTGGGGCACGAGGACCTGGCCGGTCAGGCGGCCGGGCTGCTGTCCTGGGTGTGGACGGAGACCGTCGAACCGGACTGGGCGCGCCGTCGGCGGATCCTCGAGGCGGACGTCCTGGCCCGCACCGCCGCCCTCGGCTCCGGCGGCTGGGCGGCGGCGCTGGACGACCTGCGGCCGGGAATGCGCTGGCTCGGCGGCGACGGCCTGCGGACCGGGGCCGCACCCGCCGCCGAGGCGCGTGAACTCATTGCCGCCGAGCTGCTGTTCGTTCCGGTGACGCCGGGTCGGAGCTGGCTCTGCTGGGACGTGCCGCCGGTCGACGGACGGCGCGCGCGGCCCGGCCGCCGGTACGCGGTGGTCTACCCGTGCTCGGGCGTCCTGGTGGACGAGGGCCGCCGTCCGGTGCCGAAGGCACTCACCGCGCTGCTGGGAGCGGGCCGGGCCGAACTGCTCACCCTCCTGGATCCCCCGAAGACCACCAGCCAGTTGGTCGCCCTGACCGGTCTCCCGCTCGGATCGGTCGGCCGCCACCTGCGGATCCTGCGCGAGGCCGGGCTCGCCCTGCGCCGTCGGGCGGGCCGCTCGGTGCTCTACCACCGGACGGCGGCGGGCCAGGTCCTGGTGACCGCGGCCGGGTCCGGGGCTCAGGACCCCGGAGCACGGGTTCATGGGTCGACAGGTGCCTGAGCACCGTCCGGTCGCTCCTCCGCCTCGACCTGCATCGGAGGGGCCGGGAGCGGGGCCGGGGGCGGGGTGAGGAAACCGACCGCCGCACCCGCCACCGTGGCCGTCAGGGCGCAGACGAGCGCCAGACCGGAAGCCTGCGACCAGGCCGACAACCGGTGCCCCGCCCACCACAGGTAGGGCAGCAGCGCCACCGCCACGACGGCCGCCCCGCCCGTCGCCAGGGGCTGCAACCGGCTGCTCGCCCGGTCCGGGCCGTGCCGCAGGGCCCAGAGAATCGGGAGCAGTCCCACCGTCAGCACACCCGCCACCAGGAACCCGGGCACCCTCCAGACGAGTTCTCCGCCGCAGAGCCAGGCCGCGAGCCACACCCAGAACAAGCAGAGACCCTGACGGAGCAGCAGGAACCACAGTTCCCGGCGGCGCCCGGCCGGGGCGGTGGTGCGCAGCAGCCAGACCGACGCGACCGCCAGCACCCCCGCGAACCCCGCGGCCGCCGCGACCGGCAGTCCCAGGAACCAGTGTCGGGGCGGCTCGGGGGCGACGAAGGTGCTGAGAACGGGATACTCCTGCTGCGCCCACGCACCGTCGGGCGTCCCGCGCAGCAGTCCGGAACCCGGGTAATTGACCAGCACCACCCAGCCCTCGGGCGCCTTGAGGACGAGCAGCTCGGCGCCGTGGGGCTCCAGGAGGTCGGTCGGTGACACGGACGGGGAAGGAGTGCCGGACGGGGAGACGGTCCCGGACGGGGAGGGGGAGCCGGACGGGGAGGACGAGGACGGCTCCGAGCCGGGGGCCGGACGCGAAGGCCGTTTCCACAACGTCCCGGGGTCGTAGACCATGTGCCAGCTGAAGCCGCCGTCCGCGCTGACCTCCACCGGTGAGGTCGCGTCGCGGAGCCGGTAGCACAACCGAGGCCGGGACTCCGTGCACTGCCCGCTCTGCGGCTGGCTGCGGTCGGGACGGGGCGGGTCCGAGCGGCTCTGCTTCGCCTGTCTCCAGGTTGTGCCGCCGTCCTCGGTGATCCATCGCTTCCCCGGGAGGTCGAGCAGTGTCTGCCCGCCCCTGCTCCACAGCACAGGCCGCTCCGGGCCCGTCCGCGGCGACGACGCGGTGGCCACCATCGCCACCACGGCCAGCGGCACGGCGACGGCCGCCGTCCAGCGCCAGGACCGCCGTCCGGCCCGCGAACGTTTCCACAGCCACCAGGAGACCCCCAGCGCCGGCAGCGCCACCAGGTCGCTCCGGTCCCCCTGGATCCGGCTCGGCACCCCGCTCCACGACCAGACCGCCGAGGCGACCTCGCCGCCCCACGGTCCGGACTTCGCGAAGGCGAACATCGCACCCGTCGCCGCGATCCCCGCCACCGCGGGCCGGTCGCCGCCCGGCCGCAGCCGCAGCACCGGTACCAGCGACAGCACCCCGGTCAGCAGCAACGCCAGGACCACCGGTGACACCAGCATCCACGCCAGGTCGCTGACCTTCCCGGTCACCGCGCCCGGCCAAAGCCGTTTGCCCAGGTGGTCGTTGAACAGCAGCACCGCCACCGCGGCCAGCGTCCCCGGATGCCCCGCCCAGCGGACGACCGCCCGCACGGCTCCCCACTCCCCCGCCCTTCGCATGCCCCGCAGTCTCCCCCGCCCGGCGCGCCCGCACGCCGCGGGAGCGTAACGGTTCGCGCTCGACGGGGACCGCTGCCGGGCGGGCGGCGGGTCAGAGTACGGCGAGCCGGTCCACCAGCAGCTCGACCCGGTGCCCGGTGTGCTCCGGCGGCAGTCGTCCGGCCCGGGTCAGGGTGGCGAGCCCGTGCAGGGCCGCCCAGACCGTCTCGGTGAACAGCGCCGGGTGGACCCCCTCCCCGGCGACCTCCCCGAGGCTCTCCAGCAGGGCGGCGAAGGCGTCCTTCAGCGGCGCGGGGGTGTCCTCGCGCGCGAACGCCAGGCCGCCGTCGAGCTGGAACATGGCGTCGTAGACCGCCGGGTTGCGTTCGGCGTACTCGAGGTAGGCCCGGGCCAGGGCGACGACCCGGGCCCGGGGGCCGTCCGCGGCCGCGGTGGCGGTCCGCAGCGCCGCGGCCATCTCGCCGGCGCCCTCCAGCGCGACGGCGCCGATGATCTCGCGCTTGCCGCGGAAGTGGCTGTAGAGGACGGGCTGGCTGTACTCGATGCGCTCGGCGAGGCGGCGGGTGGTGACCGCGTCCCAGCCCTGCTGCTCGGCGAGCTCGCGGGCCGTGGCCACGATGAGCCGCGCGCGGTCCGCCCGTTCGCGCTGCTTGCGTTCCTGTAGCGACATGAGCGAATTCTAGCACTGCTAGACAATCGAGCGGCAGCAGGTCTAGCGTTGCATCGACAGCTAGCAGCGCTAGATCCCAGGAGGGGCCGTCATGCTCAACGCACTCGAGGTCGTCACCACCGTGGTCGTCGGCGTGATGGTGGGGGTGGAGTTCTGCGTCGCCTTCGTCGTCAACCCGATCCTCGGCGCCCTGCCCGAGGACGCCGGTCAGCTCGGCCGCGCCCACGGCGGCCGGATGCTCGGCGCCCTGATGCCGGTCTGGTACATCACCTCGGTCGTCCTCAGCGCGGTCTGGGCCGCGGCCGGGTGGCAGCGGCCCGGTGCCGGGCTGGTCGTCGTCGCCGCGGCCCTGCTGGTCCTGAGTGTCCTCATGTCGGTGCTGCTGCTCGTCCCGATCAACAACCGGAGCAGGACGTGGACGCCCGAGAACCGGCCCGCCGACTGGAAGGAGCAGCAGGACCGCTGGGACCGCTACCACTACGCCCGGGTCGCCGTCATCGTCGCCGCCTTCGCCCTGCTGGCCACGGCCCTCGCCTGAGCGTGTGGCCACGGCCCTCGGCCGAGCGTGCCGGCGGCCCGGGGCGGTCCGCCGCCGCTACGACTCCGCGGCGCGGCGGGCCGCCTTCACCCGGGCGGCCAGCTGGTCGGCGGGGAGGCGGCGGAGGGTGGTGCCGTGCCGGGCGGCCAGCTCGTCGGCGGGCTCCGGGGAGGACTCGACCGTGTCCAGCACCAGCATCGAGTGCCCGTCCTCCACCTCCTCGCCGAGAACGATCAGGCCGGCGCCGCCCTCGTGGTCGCGCCAGGTCTCGGCGGCGTTGCCGAGCGCGGTCCCGGCCACGAAGCCCAGCAGGACGCCGATCGGGCCGCCGAGCAGCCCGGCGATGCCGCCGGCCACCCCCGCGCCGACCGTCGTCACACCCGCGCCGCGGACCTGGCTGGCCGGGAAGTCCAGGGTGCCGTCCGCCCCGCGCTCGACGATCGCGGACTGCCGCAGGCCGGGCAGGTGCTCGGCCTCGTCGAAGGCGGCGCGGCAGGCGGCGGCGTCGGTGAAGTCGAGCAGCAGGACGTGGTGGTTCTCGCTCATGGTCGCGACGGCTCCTCGTTCGGGGGCGGGGCGGCACCGGAGCGGCCGGAGGCCCACGCCGGGGGCGCCCCGGAACGAGTCCAGCATCGTCCGGGCCGGGGCTGCCCGCCACCGTCCGTGGGCCTACCGGGCCCGGCGGGGCCGGACCCGGCCGCGCAGGAGGAGGCCGGGCGGACGGCGGCCGACTCAGTCGGCGGGGAGGGTGCGCCGCACGGTCCCCTTGTAGTCAGCCAGCAGGTAGCCGCTGTTGTGGTACTCGTTGGACAGGTAGACCCGGATGCAGGCGTAGCCGTCGGACCACATGTCGATCAACAGGTAACGGCTGGTCGGGTTCGGCACGTTGAGGGTCTCGTTGGCCTTCTTCAGCAGCGCCGGGACGGTGTCCCAGTCGTACTGCGCCAGATCGACCGTCTTCTCCTTGGCCATCGACCCACCGGGTCGCTTGGCGATGTTGCCGTTGCGGTAGTCGTACCAGTCGTAGCCGCGACCGTCGGCCGTGGGGACCTGGGCGCTCGCGTACTCCGGGTAGACGGAGAGCTGCTTGACCTTGGTGGTGCCGCTCTGCGCGGTGATCGCGGCGACGACGGTGCGGATGCCGTCCGGGGTGAGCAGGTCCTTGGCCGGTGCGGTGCTCTTCGGCGCGCTGGGCGAGGGCTTCGCCGTGGGGGCGGCGGAGGCGGTGGTGTCCGGGCCGGTGGGCGCGGCGGTTCCGGTCGATGCCGGGGGGCCGCCGGGGTCGGCGGGCGCGTTCGTCCCCTTGGGGGCGGAGCCCGCGCCGGTGCTGCCCGTGGTACCGCCCGGACCGTCGTTGTCCGGCCGGAGGTTCCAGGCCAGCACGCTCGCCAGCGCCACCCCGGCGACGGCGAGCGTCACCGTGGCGCCGGTGCGGCGGCGGGCGGGCGGCGGGGGCACGGTGGGTCCGGTGGCTCCCAGGTACTGGGCGCCGGTGGTGCCGACGTGCCCTCCGTCGGTGGCGGCTTCACCGCCGTGGGCGGGATTCGGGAGGGGGTACTCGGTCTGCGCGGTGCCGAACGCCGGGTTCGGCGTCCCGAAAGCGGGGTTCGGGGTGCCGAAGGCCGGGTTCGGGGTGCCGAAGGCCGGGTTCGGCGTCCCGAAGCCGGGGCTCGGCGCCCCGAAGGCCGCGGTCGGGTCCGGACCGGCCGGCGGGCGCGGGGTGTCCAGGAAGGTCGGCTGCCAGGAGCCCTGCGGCTGCGCCGGACCGGGACCGGCGCTCGCCTCGGCGGCGGCGAGGGCCCGGTCGAGTTGCGCGGCGTCGGGCCGCACCGCCGGATTGCGGGCCAGCACCGCGGCCAGCACCGGCCCCAGTGAACCCGAGCGGGTCGGCGGCGGCAGCGGCTCGTCCAGGACGGCGGCGAGGGTGGCCAGGGTGGTGCCGCGGCGCAGCGGGTGGTGGCCCTCGACGGCGACGTACAGCAGCATGCCGAGCGACCAGAGGTCGGAGGACGGGTTGCCCTCCTCGCCGCGTATCCGTTCCGGGGCGATGTACTCGGGCGAGCCGATCAGCGCGCCGGTGGCGGTGAGCGCGGTGTTGGCGTCCTGCATCGCGGCGATGCCGAAGTCCGTGAGGACGGGCGTGCCGTCGGCGCGCAGCAGCACGTTGCCGGGCTTGACGTCGCGGTGCTGGATGCCGGCCGCGTGGGCAGCGCACAGCGCGGACAGCACGCCGCGGCCGATCCTGGCGGCCTCCGGGACGGTGAGCGGGCCGCGGGCGATCCGGTCGGCGAGGCTGCCGCCGCTGACCAGCTCCATGACCAGCCAGGGGTGGGGGTGGTCGGGGGTGTCGACGATGTGGTGGATCACCGCGACGTGCGGGTGCTGGAGACGGGCGAGCGCGCGGGCCTCGCGCAGGACCCGCTCGCGCAGCTCGTGGGCGGCCTCGGGGTTGGCCGCGGCCATGGCCGGGTCCGGCGGGCGGACCTCCTTGAGCGCGACCTCGCGGTGCAGCATGGTGTCCCGGGCGCGCCAGACCAGGCCCATGCCGCCGCCACCGAGGCGTTCCAGCAGTTCGAAGCGGTTGTCGATGAGCCGTGTCTCCGGCCCCCCAGTGTTCATGGCCGCCATCGTAGGGGCCCGGGCCGTCAACGGGCCGACCGGCCGGGGCGGCCGAACGCTCCGTGGACGCCCGGTCCTTGTCCGGTCCGGCCCGAGCCGCAACCGCCGAGGCCGGCGCGGCGGGACGTCCGACGGCTCCGGTGGCGGGGCAGGTGGCGGGGCGGGTCACGGAACAGGTGACGGAACAGGTGACGGGACAGGGGCGGGACAGGGGTGGGAGCCGTGGCCGGGCGGATTCCGGAGGGCACGGGCGGCGCGGTGATTGCACCCGCCCGAGCGAGCCGGGGCAGCCTTCCGGGTGGCCGTGGGCGCGCGCGGTCGGCCGGCGCCGGATCGGCTCGTTGTGCCCGGTATGCCTGCACACCCCGGAAGGGTCGGCTGGACCGCGCTCTCCCTGCTGATCCTCGTCCTCCCGGCGACGGCCGCCGGGACCGACCACCCTCCACCGCAGCCGGAGCGGCACGCCGGACCTCCGCCGCAGAGCGCTCCGCGCGGCTGGGTGGTCACGGTGAACGCCGCCAATGTCCGGCGCGAGCCCTCGGTCGACGGCGCGGTGCTGGGCCTGGCCCACTGCGGGGAGCGGGTGGAGATCGTCGACACCTGGATCTCGCCGCTCGGGACGCGCTGGAGCCGGGTCGTCGTGGTGCGCAACGGGCTGACGGGGTGGGTGCTCTGGTCGCTGCTGGGCCACCCCGCCCCGCCGGGGCACCCCGCCGCGGTGTGCCCGAGTCCCCCGCCGGGCGGGGAGCGGTGAGCGGCGGGAGGACAGCGGCCCCCGGGGTCCGGGTCCGGGGCCGGGACCGGGGCCGGGACCGGGGCCGGGGCCGGGAATGTGACTGGGGCCGGGGACGGGCACGGGCACGAGGACCGGGTCCGGCGCACGGGGCGCGGAAGGCGGACGGACCCGGACGCGCCGCGCCACCACCGTGCGGGCCTCCGGGGCGGAGCGGCGGTGGGCGTTCCGCCCCGGATCCGGGCGGGTAGGGGCCGCCGGGGACACCCGACGCGGCCAGGCGGGCGCCCCCTGAGACCCGGCCCGGTCCCCCTTTCCCCGCCCGTTGATCCCCCTCGCCCAAGGAGACCTCCAGGTGCACGGTTCCCCCAGTCCCCTGCCGCCGACCGGGGCTCCCGGCGCGGAGCCGTCCGTCGTCGGCGCCTCCGTCACCGGAGTGCCCGACGGGTCCGTCCCCGTCGCCGCCGCGCTGGTGACCGACACCCTCGGCCGGGTCCTGCTGCTGCGCCGCCCGGACGGCCGCTGGGAGCTGCCGTCCGCTGCGGTGCGCCCGGGCGAGGACCCGGCGCGGGGCGCCGTCCGGGCGCTGGCCGAGAGCTGTGGGACGGCCGGGGTGGCGGAGCGCCCGGTCGGGGTGTTCGAGGACACCGCGGAACCGGCGCTGCGGCACGTGTACGCGCTGTCGGCGCACGCGCCCGGCGCGCTGGACCGGCTCGCCCTCCCCCGGCACAGCACGCATGCCTGGTTCTTCACGGACAACCTCCCGGGCGTCACCCCCGCGACGGTGCGGTTCCTGCGTGCCCACGGCCCGGCGCGACCGCATCTGCCGCGCGCCCAGTGGCTGGCCACCACCCCGCGCTCGTGGCTGTGCACGGCTGCCGTGGTGACCGCCCCGGACGGGCGGCTGCTGATGGTCAAGCCCCGGGTCCGGGAACCGGACCGGCGGCCGCGGACCGCGGCCTGGAACTTCCCCGGCGGCGTGCTCGACACCCACGAGGACTCGCCGACCGGGGCGGCCCGCGAGCTGCGCGAGGAGACCGGTCTCGACCGGCCTGCCGGGCCGCTGCTGGCGGTGTTCTGGCGGCACCCCGAGCCGGGCGCGGACCACCCGATCGTCCAGTTCTTCCACGACTTCGGCACGGCCGACCCCGAGACCGTCCGGCTCGGCTGCCGGGACGGGGAGATCACCGACTGGGCGTGGTTCCACCCGGACGGCGGGGAGTTGGACGCCGCCGCCGGTACCGATCGCGCGGACCGGGCCCGGCAGGCGCTGGCCGCCCGCACCTCCGGCCGCACCGTCACCGGCACCGGGCCCGGGCCCGCCGTCGCGGAACCGACCGAGCCGCGGCCCACCGGCCCTCGGGCCACCGACCCGCAGCCGACGGCCGGCTGAACCGGCCGCCCCTCGGCCACGACGGTCCCGTGGCAACGGCACGGGTGACGGCCGTGTGCCCGAGTGGGCAGACGCCGGGGCAACCCGGCACCGGCCTGTCGTACACGTCCGGACAGTCGCCGACTCCGCTCCGGAACAAGCACTTCGGGGTCGCCACCTGTGCGGTCCCGATGCCGCCCGACGGCGGGGCCGGTGCCCGTCGGGACGCATCCTCCGCCGC comes from Streptomyces sp. TLI_053 and encodes:
- a CDS encoding SH3 domain-containing protein, whose translation is MPAHPGRVGWTALSLLILVLPATAAGTDHPPPQPERHAGPPPQSAPRGWVVTVNAANVRREPSVDGAVLGLAHCGERVEIVDTWISPLGTRWSRVVVVRNGLTGWVLWSLLGHPAPPGHPAAVCPSPPPGGER
- a CDS encoding winged helix-turn-helix domain-containing protein — encoded protein: MSRWRVDAETLAGSRFVVSPLAETVAALKTLHGGAGSHPGEQRWLATALPRYRERLAADPVTAALVRTALGPRWNATFLTPTPGAAGPTADAAALFARELAEVRATPPAVVRADLAETLGAADESALPSALLGHEDLAGQAAGLLSWVWTETVEPDWARRRRILEADVLARTAALGSGGWAAALDDLRPGMRWLGGDGLRTGAAPAAEARELIAAELLFVPVTPGRSWLCWDVPPVDGRRARPGRRYAVVYPCSGVLVDEGRRPVPKALTALLGAGRAELLTLLDPPKTTSQLVALTGLPLGSVGRHLRILREAGLALRRRAGRSVLYHRTAAGQVLVTAAGSGAQDPGARVHGSTGA
- a CDS encoding NUDIX hydrolase: MHGSPSPLPPTGAPGAEPSVVGASVTGVPDGSVPVAAALVTDTLGRVLLLRRPDGRWELPSAAVRPGEDPARGAVRALAESCGTAGVAERPVGVFEDTAEPALRHVYALSAHAPGALDRLALPRHSTHAWFFTDNLPGVTPATVRFLRAHGPARPHLPRAQWLATTPRSWLCTAAVVTAPDGRLLMVKPRVREPDRRPRTAAWNFPGGVLDTHEDSPTGAARELREETGLDRPAGPLLAVFWRHPEPGADHPIVQFFHDFGTADPETVRLGCRDGEITDWAWFHPDGGELDAAAGTDRADRARQALAARTSGRTVTGTGPGPAVAEPTEPRPTGPRATDPQPTAG
- a CDS encoding serine/threonine protein kinase — protein: MNTGGPETRLIDNRFELLERLGGGGMGLVWRARDTMLHREVALKEVRPPDPAMAAANPEAAHELRERVLREARALARLQHPHVAVIHHIVDTPDHPHPWLVMELVSGGSLADRIARGPLTVPEAARIGRGVLSALCAAHAAGIQHRDVKPGNVLLRADGTPVLTDFGIAAMQDANTALTATGALIGSPEYIAPERIRGEEGNPSSDLWSLGMLLYVAVEGHHPLRRGTTLATLAAVLDEPLPPPTRSGSLGPVLAAVLARNPAVRPDAAQLDRALAAAEASAGPGPAQPQGSWQPTFLDTPRPPAGPDPTAAFGAPSPGFGTPNPAFGTPNPAFGTPNPAFGTPNPAFGTAQTEYPLPNPAHGGEAATDGGHVGTTGAQYLGATGPTVPPPPARRRTGATVTLAVAGVALASVLAWNLRPDNDGPGGTTGSTGAGSAPKGTNAPADPGGPPASTGTAAPTGPDTTASAAPTAKPSPSAPKSTAPAKDLLTPDGIRTVVAAITAQSGTTKVKQLSVYPEYASAQVPTADGRGYDWYDYRNGNIAKRPGGSMAKEKTVDLAQYDWDTVPALLKKANETLNVPNPTSRYLLIDMWSDGYACIRVYLSNEYHNSGYLLADYKGTVRRTLPAD
- a CDS encoding anthrone oxygenase family protein, whose protein sequence is MLNALEVVTTVVVGVMVGVEFCVAFVVNPILGALPEDAGQLGRAHGGRMLGALMPVWYITSVVLSAVWAAAGWQRPGAGLVVVAAALLVLSVLMSVLLLVPINNRSRTWTPENRPADWKEQQDRWDRYHYARVAVIVAAFALLATALA
- a CDS encoding TetR/AcrR family transcriptional regulator, with amino-acid sequence MSLQERKQRERADRARLIVATARELAEQQGWDAVTTRRLAERIEYSQPVLYSHFRGKREIIGAVALEGAGEMAAALRTATAAADGPRARVVALARAYLEYAERNPAVYDAMFQLDGGLAFAREDTPAPLKDAFAALLESLGEVAGEGVHPALFTETVWAALHGLATLTRAGRLPPEHTGHRVELLVDRLAVL